TTGGGAGGAATAACTTCAGGCACCTTCTTTTCCGGAACAGCTGCCTTCGGCACCTCGGGTACTTTAAAGATATTAGTATTTTCATGATTAGACAGAGTAGAGACATATGGACAGTATCAAACACAGTGGCATGGGGGTGACTACCTTTGGCTGGTGGGACTTCGGGCTTTTTAGGAGGCGCCACAGCCACTTTCTTTTCAGGGACAACTTCTTTGGGAGCCTCGGGCACTTAAAAGGTATTAGTAAAATTACAATTAATTATTATGAAGAGCACTGGAAGATGatactttcaagagcagaagagtGATGTCCTTATAAGCCTAGGGTCGATGACAAGTACCTGTAACAGGTGGTGGGACTTCAGGCTTTTTAGGAGGCGCCACAGCCACTTTCTTTTCGGGGACAACTTCTTTGGGAGCCTCAGGCACTTAAAAGATATTAGCAAAATTACACTTAGGAGTAATGAGGACCACAGGAAGATTATATTTTCAAGAGCAGAAGAGTGATGTCTTTTTAAGCCTAAGTCAGAGACAAGTACCTTTAACGGGTGGTGGGACTTCAGGCTTTTTAGGAGGCACCACTGGTGCTTTCCTTTCAGGGAcaatttcttgaggaacttcaGGCACTTAAAAGATATTAGTAAAATTACAATTAGGAATTATGGAAAGCACTGGAACAAGATATTTTCAAGAGCAGAAGAGTTGGTCTTTTTAAGCCTCAGGTCAGTCAGTGACAAGTACCTTTAAGAGGTGCTGGGACTTCGGGCTTTTTAGGCGGCACCACTGGTGCTTTCTTTTCAGGCACAACTTCCTTGGGAGCCTCCGGCACTTAAGAGATATTAGTAAAATTACACTTAGGAGTTATGAGactgctagaagaaaatattttcaaaagcagaagGGTTATATCTTCTTGAGTCCAAGGTGAGTAACAAGTACCTGTAACACGTGGGGCTTCGGGCTTTTGAGGAGGCACCACCGGTGCTTTCTCTTCAGGGACAACTTCTTGAGGAACTTCAGGCACTTAAAGATATTAgtagttttatatttagattAATGGGGACATGGACCACAAGTATTTCCAAGAGTAGGAGAGGTGTTTCTTCTGTAGATAAGGATAGGAGTGAAAAATACCTGAAACTGGGGGGGCTTCTGGTTTTTTGGGTGGTGCCCTGGGGAATTTCCGTTCCGGAACAACTTCTTGAGGAACTTCAGGCACTTGAAAGAGATTAGTAGTTTTAAGCAAGTAGTTAGTGACGAGCTATAGGCTCAAATTATTCTCAAGAATAGAAGGGAGATTTCGTCTTCCAAATGAAGTCAGGGCTAATATGTACCTGTGACAGGCGGGACATCTGGTTTTCTGGGTGGTTCCTTGGGAATTATCTTTTCTGGGACCACTTCTTGAGCAACTTCAGGCACTTAAAAGATATTAGAATTTTTAGAACTTAGGAATGATGAAGGCGTTTGTTACAATGATTGTTAAGAGTACAAGACAGTAGGTTTTCTTCTTAACAGAGTAGTGGGAATAAATACCTTTAG
This is a stretch of genomic DNA from Suricata suricatta isolate VVHF042 unplaced genomic scaffold, meerkat_22Aug2017_6uvM2_HiC HiC_scaffold_695, whole genome shotgun sequence. It encodes these proteins:
- the LOC115285299 gene encoding titin-like translates to KKPEVPPPVKVPEAPKEVVPEKKVAVAPPKKPEVPPAKVPEVPKAAVPEKKVPEVIPPKPESPPPAVPEVPPKKVIPEKKVPVAPPKKPEAPPPKVLEAPKEVVPEKKISVVVPKKPEAPPAKVPEVAQEVVPEKIIPKEPPRKPDVPPVTVPEVPQEVVPERKFPRAPPKKPEAPPVSVPEVPQEVVPEEKAPVVPPQKPEAPRVTVPEAPKEVVPEKKAPVVPPKKPEVPAPLKVPEVPQEIVPERKAPVVPPKKPEVPPPVKVPEAPKEVVPEKKVAVAPPKKPEVPPPVTVPEAPKEVVPEKKVAVAPPKKPEVPPAKVPEVPKAAVPEKKVPE